The Brucella melitensis bv. 1 str. 16M nucleotide sequence CACCGCATAAAACCGGGCTCTCTTGGGAATCTATGGGGCGCCCGATATTTCTCTTCACTTGACGCCATCCTGTAAAGGATTTGGTTACCATAATTAGCGATGCTTGGAGCTGACCTCCAGCCACCGCTTTGTCACGTCGTTTTCGTTTTTTGCGAAACTGACACGCAAAGCGGTGGCCATATGGGTCGAGTTTCAGTCGGGTTGGGTATCATGGCGTGTGTGACAGAAGTGTACGGCTATGCAGCTTCGCATAGCCGTGGCAGCAGACTTCCGTTCGGTTTCAAGGGGCTTGGGCGTGTTGCAGCTTTTGTTGCGACGGGCCTTGTTGCTGGGGGCTGGGCGATAACTGCACTCGGCACACTGGAAACCGTCATCCCCGCCTTTGCGCCTGTCACGCCTGTTCTGCGTCGTGTGCCGCTGACAACGCCGCAGGCACTTGCCGTGGTCGATCCGCGCATTGTGCCGTCCCGCCGGGTCCGTCAGGGTTTCATCGATGCCTATACGGCCAATACGGCCTATTCCAATCTGGACTGGCGGCGCAGTAAAAGCGCGCATGACGAACCTATCATCGCCGATATCGGGCCGGATGCGGTCATTGAGGACAAGCCGGTTGAAACGGCGTTGCTGGTTGAATTGCGCGCCGACCGCGTGCGCCGCAAGGAGCCAGCCATAACAGTGTTGCAAGCGCCCATCGCGCCCGCCGCGGGAGAAAATGTGCTCGCCTATGCGGAAATGCCTGCTGCCTCGCCGGCCGTTTCCGCCTTTGCCAAGATCGAGCCGCTTTCCAGGGCCGAAGAAGCGGATGCCGGAGAAAATCAGGCAGGCCTGCCCTCGGGCCGTGCCGTTCCCGTTCCCGCCATGGCGCCAGACCAGACGATGGATATGGCAGCGGATCGTGAGGCGGGGCACGACCTGTTCCTGCCGGACGACGTGCCTCTTCCGGGCGCGAAACCGGCGCTGCGCCGCTCCCGCCTGCACGATAAGACCCAGCTTGCCTACGCGCCGGAAAGCGGCGCGACCGAGGAGCCGCAGCTCGGTATTTTCAGCCCGCTTCTCAATCAGGCGGCGCGTAGCCGGGTTGCAGTCTATGATATTTCGGCAGCAACGGTTTATCTGCCAAGCGGAGAGAAACTTGAAGCACATTCCGGCCTTGGCCAGATGCATGACAATCCACGCTATGTGAGCCAGAAAAATCGTGGCCCCACACCGCCCCACACCTATGACCTGCGCATGCGTGAGGCGCTGTTCCATGGTGTGCAGGCAATCCGGCTTACGCCTGTCGATGGCAATAATCGCTATAATCGCGATGGCCTGCTTGCGCATACGTTCATGCTGGGGCGCCGGGGCGATTCCAACGGCTGCGTGGTGTTCAAGGATTACGCCCGCTTCCTGCGTGCTTTCAAGCGTGGTGAGGTGAACAGGATGGTGGTTGTGGCGCATATGCCGTCATCGAAGCCTGCGCGCATCGCATCGCTTTTCTGATGGGCTGAATAACGGGACTACACAAAGAATTGCGGTCCTATTTGTTGCGAGATATATCAGAATCTATACAAGTCTCCCATATGAATCCGATTGGGAGATTTTCATGAAACTTTATTATAAAGCCGGTGCCTGCTCTCTGGCCTCGCATATCATTCTGGAAGAGGCCGGCCTTGCCTATACGCTGGAGGCGGTGGACCTGAAAGCGAAAAAGACGGCAAGCGGTGCGGACTATCTGGCGATCAATCCGCGTGGCGCAGTTCCGGCGCTGGAAGTGGAGCCGGGTGTCGTCATCACTCAGAATGCGGCAATCCTGCAATATATCGGCGACCATTCGCATGTTGCAGCTTTCAAGCCGGCTTACGGTTCGCTGGAACGGGCTCGCCTGCAGGAAGCCCTCGGTTTCTGCTCCGATCTTCATGGCGCTTTCGGCGGCTTGTTTGCGCCCAATCTTTCCGAAGAAGCCCGGCCTGGCATTATTGCCAATATCAATCGCCGGCTTGGCCAGCTGGAGGCCATGCTTGCAGATGAGCACAGCTACTGGCTGGGCGCGGAATTCACGCAGGCAGATGCCTATGCCGCGGTCATTCTTGGATGGGGCGTCGGAATGAAACTTGATCTGAATGCCTATCCGAAAGCTCTCAGATTGTATGAGCGCGTGCTGGCGCGCCCGAATGTGCAGAAGGCCATGAAAGAAGAAGGCCTTATCTGATCAATTTAGGCCGGAGGTTTCCCGCCTCCGGCTTTTGCAGCGGCGCGGGTTGCCGCTTGAGCGGTTCCTGTTTTAACAGAATCGCGGGAACCGCTCGCTCTCTTTGCTTTTACGTATTATCCTGCGCAAAGCCGCTTTGCCTTTTCGGCTCGAAAACACTCGAAGCAAGAAGGAGTTCCATCTTGCAGATCAGCCGCATCGACCATTTTGTGCTCACTGTTCAGGATATTGACGTAACCTGCGATTTCTATAGCAGGGCCTGCGGTATGGAAGTCGTGACTTTTGCCGGAGGGCGAAAGGCGCTTTCCTTTGGCCAGCATAAAATAAATCTCCATCAGGCGGGGTCTGAATTCCTGCCCAAAGCCGCCAGCCCCACCCGTGGTAGCGGGGATTTCTGCCTCATCAGTTCCATACCGCTGGACGAGGTTATCGCGCATTTGGAAACTGAAAATATTGCGATTGAAGACGGGCCTGTGGCGCGCACAGGTGCGATGGGGCCAATCCGCTCCATCTATTTTCGTGATCCCGACGGAAACCTCGTGGAAATTTCAGAATATATCGACCTGTAGCTGCCGAACGGGGTGGCAAACGGGATATTTCCCGTGCGCTGTCATTATTTTTCATAGTCTGCCAGCCAATCTTTGCATCAGCGCAACGATTGGTTTGGCGGATTATGCGAAGCACAGCCAGATAAAACGGGGCGGGGATTGAACTAAGCATCATGGTGAAGAGGGGGCGGCTGCAACATTGGGCATTTGTCCTGCGCATATTATGTGCAGTGGCGCTTGTGTCTGTCGGGCTGGCCCACAAGATTCCGGTTTTCGCCTCTTCGTCGAAAGGGTATTTCGATCTTTCTTCCTACGAGCTTCCCGATGGCACATTTCCTGTTTTCTGCCTGACGGATAATGGCGACCGCACATCGAAGCAGCCGCAAAGCCGCCGGAGCGACTGCGATGCATGCCGCATCAGCTGTTCGGTCATTCTTCCCGTGCCCGAAAGCGGCACAGTCAATCGCCCATTGCGCGCAAATGTGCGGACCGTCAGGAAGAGCTATGCCGCCTGTCATGAGCAGCGGTTGCCATCGAACCGCAGTCCGCGCGCGCCACCTTTCAAGCTTTCCATCGCCTGAAACTGTTTCCGGTCCTCTGATCGGTCCTGACTGCCTCCCTGGCCATTGCGGAGCCTCCCGCCTGCAACGTCCGGGTTATCGATGGATGTATTAATCATGAGAATAAAAGCTGTTATTCGCGCCCGCACTTTCCGGCAATCCCTCCTCCTGTCCAGCGCGCTGATGTCGCTTGCCGCCATGCCGGCATATGCGCAAGAAAAGCCGAAGAGCGATGAACAATCTGGCGTTATATTGAACCGGATCGTCATCACCTCCGCTCCGCAATCCACCCCGTTCAAGGTTGTGACCGATCCCAAGGCTCCGCGCCAGCCGGTGCCTGCAAGTGGCGGGGCGGATTATCTCAAGACCATTCCTGGGTTTTCGACCATCCGCAATGGCGGAACCAATGGCGATCTGGTCTTTCGCGGCATGTTTGGCTCGCGCGTCAATATTCGTACCGATGGCGGCGTGATCCTTGGCGCTTGCGGCGGGCGCATGGACAACCCTACCTCCTACATTTCCCCTGAAAGCTATGACCGGATGAGCGTCATCAAGGGGCCGCAGACGGTGCAATGGGGCCCGGCAGGTTCGGCGGCCACAGTGCTGTTCGAGCGCGATCCGCAGCATTTTGACAAGCTGACGCTGAAGGGCGACAGCAGCATTCTCTTCGGCTCCAACGGGCGCTTTGATGCGCGGGTGGACGCGACGGTGGGGGACAAGCCCGGCTATATCCGCATGATGGCCAATAAATCCCGTGCCAACGACTACAAGGATGGCGACGGCAACCGGGTACCGTCCAAGTGGGATAAATGGAATACCGATCTTTATCTGGGGCTTACACCGGATGCGGATACGGTGCTTGAAATCTCCGGCGGGCTTGGCGATGGCGAAGCACGCTATGCCGGGCGGGCCATGGACGGCTCGCAATTCGAGCGGCAAAGTTTTGGTCTCAAATTCAGCAAATCCAATGTGAGCGACTATCTGGAGAAGATTGAAGCCCAGCTCTATTACAATTACGCCGATCACATCATGGACAATTTCCGTCTGAGGCCGCCTCAGAAAATGCCCATGGAAAGCGAAGTGGACCGGCGCAGCATGGGAGGGCGCGTGTCAACCACATGGAACTTCGATGAACATAGGCTTGTTGCGGGGCTTGATTTCCAGACCGATACCCATCGCGGCAAGGAAAAGGTGAACATGCAGCTCACCGATAACTGGCTCAAGGATGCGCAATTTGCCAATTATGGTGTTTTCGGTGAATGGACGTGGAATTTTGCCGACAATCAGCGTCTTGTTGCCGGCGGGCGGATCGACAGGGCGTCGGTGGAGGATGACCGTGCGAGCAGCCTCACATATGGCGACAAGCGCAACCAGGCGGCATTCAGCGGTTTTATACGCCATGAACAGGACTGGAGCAGCCTTCCGGTCAATAGTTATATCGGGCTTGGTTACGTCAACCGCTTCCCCGATTACTGGGAACTGTTCTCACCGAAGGGGGTAACGGGCTCGGCGCTGAATGCCTTTGAAGGTATCGAAAGCGAGAAGACCGTGCAGGTCGATTTCGGTGCGCAATATTCCGAAGGCGATACGGATATCTGGGCGTCCGGCTATTTCGGTGTCATCAATGATTTCATCCTCTTCGACTACAGCAATCCAGGCGGATCGGTGGCAACGAATGTGAATGCGCGCATCATGGGGGCCGAACTGGGTGTTTCCCGGCAGTTTGCGAATTATTGGAAGGCAGAAGCCAGCATTGCCTATGCCTGGGGCCAGAACACCACCTATGATGAGCCTCTGCCCCAGATTCCGCCATTGGAAGGCCGCCTTGGCCTTACCTACGAGCGAGACAACTGGAGCGTTGGTGCTTTGTGGAGGCTGGTCGCAGCGCAGACACGCATTGCCGAAAACATGGGCAATGTGGTGGGCAAGGACTTCGACAAGAGCGCGGGCTTCGGCGTGTTCTCCGTCAACGGCACCTATCGCTTCAACGAGAGCGTCCGCCTGTCGCTTGGTGTCGATAACCTCTTCAACAAGGAATATACCGAACATCTGAACCGTGATGGCGATGCCGGCTTCGGCTTTTCCTCCAATTATCAGCTCCGCGAACCGGGCCGTACATTCTGGGCCAAGACCGACTTCAAGTTCTAGAGCGGTTCCGATTAAAACGGAATCGCCTCTCTTGCCTCGGAATCAGTTCAAGATTTTCGAGATTATTGTGACATAGGTCGAGACGGGATGGGGGTCAGAGTTGCAGTCCTGCCAACGGTTTGGTTATTCCTGCCGTCCATTGCTATTCATGGGGGAGGTGGAAAACCATGCAATTTTCGATGTGGACGTATCCGTGGGATATACAGGACCTGGGGCTGGATATGGTTTGCTCCGATCTGCGCGAGAAAGTCGGTGGAAACACGATCAGTCTTGCGACATCCTATCATGCCGGGCGGTTTTTCCAGCCACGCAGCCCTCAGCAGAAGGCTTATTTTCCGGAAGACGGCACCATCTATTACACACCGGACGAGGCCTTATGGGAAGGAAAGGAGATACGCCCGCTTGTTGCAAAGAACTGCATCGAGCGCGGCGACATGCTCCAGCGGCTGATCGAGCGGCGCAGAGAAGGAGGCGGATTGCGTGTATCATGCTGGACGGTGGGACTGCACAATAGCCGGTTGGGAGAACTCCATCCCGACCATGTCACCCGCAACGCTTTCGGCAACGCGAATTATTATAATCTTTGTCCTTCGAGCCCGGCAGCACGCGATTATGTCGTGACGCTGGTTGCGGATATCACATCGCGCTATCAGCCGGATATGGTCGAGCTGGAAAGCGTCAATTTCATGGGGTTTGCGCATGAGCATCATCATGAAAAGGATGGTGTCGGCCTCACCGATGAAGACGATTTCTTCATGTCCCTGTGTTTCTGCGATCATTGCAAGGCGCGGGCAAAGGCTGCTGGTGTCGATATCGATAATGCCCAGGCCGTTGTGAAAGGGTTCATTGCGGAGGCTTGCGAACGGGAGGTGCCGCAAAAGCAGTTTGCCGATTTCCCGCAAGCGGGAATTTCCGCCTTCGCCAAATGGCCGTCTCTATATGCTTTCCTGCAATGGCGAACAGAACCTGTAACCAGCTTGATCGGCGAAATTCGTGCGGTGGCAGATCCGGCCAGCAGAATCGTATTGATCGATTTGAAGGATGGCTGGCTCGGCGGTGTCGATCTGGAGGAGGCTGTCCGCGCTTGCGACGGCATCATTCTGTGCTGCTACGACATGGGCGCGGAACAGATCGAAAAAACAATTCGCGATGCCCGTTCCAGATTGCCGGCTGACAAATATGTCGGGCTTGGCCTCAGCCTGTTCTATTCGCTCGTGAAATCGAAGGAAGAATTCGCCGCCCGGGTCGATGCAGGAAAGCGGGCCGGGGTGGACGGCATCAATTTTTACAATTACGGCCTCATCCCGCAAAAGCGGCTAGAATGGATCGGCGCGGCTTTGGCGCGTTGAATCATATCTTGCTGGTAGCCTGGCGCATATCTCCCCAAGGGGGAGCCGGTCGGGGGATATGCGTAACGGCAGATGGGCAGCATGTCCAGTCATTCAAACGCTCTGGTCGCGTTGAAAGGCTGAAACTTTTCCCTTCAGGCTGAGAGCTGCTTCCCGCAGCGACTGTAAATACATGTCGTGGTTGCGAATGCCGTCATCGCGCGGGGCGACAAGACAGACTGTCGCGCAGAACTTTCCGTGGTCGTTTTCAACGGGAACCGCGAAGCAATGGGTGAAACTATCGACAATGCTGTCGAAGGTGAAGGCTCTGGCCTCGCGTGCGGCATGAACCTCGCGGAGGAAAACCTCCGGCGCGAGCCATTGGCCATTGGGGAGCTGAAAATCCTCCGGCGGAATGAAGGCCAGAATCTCCGCATCATTGAGATGTGACAATAAAAGCCGTCCCGAAGCGGTCCATGGAATGGGAACGCGCTGCCCTACATCTGATGAAATGCGGAATGGCCGGGCTCCCTCGTGCATACGCACGACGGTGTATTTATTCTCATCGAGCATGCAGAACTGGGCTGTTTCCCGCGTTTGTTCCGCCACCTTTGAAAGGGCGCGGTCACACTCGCGTATGAAATTGAAGTGGTCTTCGTAGGCCGCACCCAGAAAATAAAGCTTGCGCCCCAGATAAACACGGCCTTCATCGTCGCAATATTCAAGAACGCCATTACTAAGCAGCAGATTGACCAGCTCATAGACTGTCGAACGCGGAGCCTTGATGCGCGCGGCGATCTCGTTGGGGTTGGCTGGCGC carries:
- a CDS encoding DUF2778 domain-containing protein; protein product: MGRVSVGLGIMACVTEVYGYAASHSRGSRLPFGFKGLGRVAAFVATGLVAGGWAITALGTLETVIPAFAPVTPVLRRVPLTTPQALAVVDPRIVPSRRVRQGFIDAYTANTAYSNLDWRRSKSAHDEPIIADIGPDAVIEDKPVETALLVELRADRVRRKEPAITVLQAPIAPAAGENVLAYAEMPAASPAVSAFAKIEPLSRAEEADAGENQAGLPSGRAVPVPAMAPDQTMDMAADREAGHDLFLPDDVPLPGAKPALRRSRLHDKTQLAYAPESGATEEPQLGIFSPLLNQAARSRVAVYDISAATVYLPSGEKLEAHSGLGQMHDNPRYVSQKNRGPTPPHTYDLRMREALFHGVQAIRLTPVDGNNRYNRDGLLAHTFMLGRRGDSNGCVVFKDYARFLRAFKRGEVNRMVVVAHMPSSKPARIASLF
- a CDS encoding VOC family protein, with translation MQISRIDHFVLTVQDIDVTCDFYSRACGMEVVTFAGGRKALSFGQHKINLHQAGSEFLPKAASPTRGSGDFCLISSIPLDEVIAHLETENIAIEDGPVARTGAMGPIRSIYFRDPDGNLVEISEYIDL
- a CDS encoding TonB-dependent copper receptor, with the protein product MRIKAVIRARTFRQSLLLSSALMSLAAMPAYAQEKPKSDEQSGVILNRIVITSAPQSTPFKVVTDPKAPRQPVPASGGADYLKTIPGFSTIRNGGTNGDLVFRGMFGSRVNIRTDGGVILGACGGRMDNPTSYISPESYDRMSVIKGPQTVQWGPAGSAATVLFERDPQHFDKLTLKGDSSILFGSNGRFDARVDATVGDKPGYIRMMANKSRANDYKDGDGNRVPSKWDKWNTDLYLGLTPDADTVLEISGGLGDGEARYAGRAMDGSQFERQSFGLKFSKSNVSDYLEKIEAQLYYNYADHIMDNFRLRPPQKMPMESEVDRRSMGGRVSTTWNFDEHRLVAGLDFQTDTHRGKEKVNMQLTDNWLKDAQFANYGVFGEWTWNFADNQRLVAGGRIDRASVEDDRASSLTYGDKRNQAAFSGFIRHEQDWSSLPVNSYIGLGYVNRFPDYWELFSPKGVTGSALNAFEGIESEKTVQVDFGAQYSEGDTDIWASGYFGVINDFILFDYSNPGGSVATNVNARIMGAELGVSRQFANYWKAEASIAYAWGQNTTYDEPLPQIPPLEGRLGLTYERDNWSVGALWRLVAAQTRIAENMGNVVGKDFDKSAGFGVFSVNGTYRFNESVRLSLGVDNLFNKEYTEHLNRDGDAGFGFSSNYQLREPGRTFWAKTDFKF
- a CDS encoding IclR family transcriptional regulator; the protein is MDKLHIEPTAKRSRGLERAFEILDYLRVSRAPANPNEIAARIKAPRSTVYELVNLLLSNGVLEYCDDEGRVYLGRKLYFLGAAYEDHFNFIRECDRALSKVAEQTRETAQFCMLDENKYTVVRMHEGARPFRISSDVGQRVPIPWTASGRLLLSHLNDAEILAFIPPEDFQLPNGQWLAPEVFLREVHAAREARAFTFDSIVDSFTHCFAVPVENDHGKFCATVCLVAPRDDGIRNHDMYLQSLREAALSLKGKVSAFQRDQSV
- the gst gene encoding glutathione transferase; this encodes MKLYYKAGACSLASHIILEEAGLAYTLEAVDLKAKKTASGADYLAINPRGAVPALEVEPGVVITQNAAILQYIGDHSHVAAFKPAYGSLERARLQEALGFCSDLHGAFGGLFAPNLSEEARPGIIANINRRLGQLEAMLADEHSYWLGAEFTQADAYAAVILGWGVGMKLDLNAYPKALRLYERVLARPNVQKAMKEEGLI